Proteins from one Ornithobacterium rhinotracheale genomic window:
- a CDS encoding response regulator transcription factor, giving the protein MSKNKILLVDDEPDILEFLSYNLRKEGYEVETAVNGVEGVRKAKIMKPDLILLDIMMPEMDGIEACNQIKKIESLSKTLIVFLSARTEEFTQLAGYEVGANDYITKPVKPKVLMSKIKTLLKLKKPELTEEIISLKDIEINRETYKVTYQGEDYTLPRKEFELMALLASNPQRVFKREEILEKVWGNEVIVGGRTIDVHIRKLREKFGKERFTTIKGVGYKIND; this is encoded by the coding sequence ATGAGCAAAAACAAAATTTTATTGGTAGATGATGAGCCCGATATCTTGGAATTTTTAAGTTATAACCTAAGAAAAGAAGGCTACGAGGTAGAAACTGCCGTAAACGGTGTGGAGGGCGTGCGCAAGGCAAAAATCATGAAACCCGATTTGATTTTGCTCGATATTATGATGCCAGAAATGGATGGGATAGAGGCTTGCAATCAGATTAAAAAAATTGAATCGCTTTCCAAAACCTTGATTGTTTTCCTCTCGGCACGCACCGAGGAATTTACTCAATTGGCTGGCTATGAAGTGGGTGCCAACGACTATATCACTAAGCCCGTGAAGCCTAAAGTGCTGATGAGCAAGATTAAAACTCTTTTAAAACTAAAGAAACCAGAGCTCACCGAAGAAATCATTAGCCTAAAAGATATTGAAATCAACCGAGAAACTTATAAGGTAACTTACCAAGGTGAGGATTATACGCTCCCGCGCAAGGAATTTGAGCTGATGGCGCTTTTGGCATCTAATCCGCAACGCGTGTTTAAGAGAGAAGAAATCTTGGAAAAAGTTTGGGGCAACGAGGTTATCGTGGGCGGGCGCACCATCGATGTGCATATCCGTAAACTTAGAGAGAAATTCGGTAAAGAGCGTTTTACTACCATCAAAGGTGTGGGCTACAAAATCAACGATTAA
- a CDS encoding YraN family protein produces MAEHNEFGKLAENYAAEKYRKNGYEILAQNWYFHPAEIDIIAKRDNILAIVEVKARHSEIFENPEDSVTRAKKKRLIAAADAYIQENDLDVECRFDIAVVTKNGQKLHFKVFTDAFYAHEI; encoded by the coding sequence ATGGCAGAACACAACGAATTTGGCAAATTGGCAGAAAACTACGCCGCAGAGAAATACCGAAAAAATGGTTACGAAATATTAGCCCAAAATTGGTATTTTCATCCTGCCGAAATCGACATTATTGCCAAGCGAGACAATATTTTAGCCATCGTAGAAGTGAAAGCACGCCATAGCGAAATTTTTGAAAATCCCGAAGATTCGGTAACTCGTGCCAAGAAAAAAAGGCTCATCGCTGCCGCCGATGCCTACATTCAAGAAAATGACCTAGATGTAGAATGCAGATTTGATATTGCGGTGGTAACCAAAAATGGGCAAAAATTACATTTTAAGGTATTTACAGATGCTTTTTATGCCCACGAAATTTAA
- a CDS encoding type II toxin-antitoxin system antitoxin SocA domain-containing protein, translating into MENKISVPEKISAFEYVLYQLNEWYKESFPGKENDISILKAMKLLFFVSIIKNRDKEDLLDLFDNFQAWTYGPVEADIYSSYRDLNNIKINRFCLNITNKKSIEDWSKTNPIWTNKIDESIDSLKIENKEILGYDAFTLVEISHYYSSWDFYYNVLEDSHSSMNTEIIRNERKYFRKNSI; encoded by the coding sequence ATGGAAAACAAAATATCTGTCCCTGAAAAGATATCTGCTTTTGAATATGTATTATACCAATTGAATGAATGGTATAAGGAGTCTTTTCCTGGAAAGGAGAATGACATCAGTATATTAAAAGCTATGAAATTGCTTTTTTTTGTTTCTATAATTAAAAACAGAGATAAGGAAGATTTATTAGACCTTTTCGACAATTTCCAAGCATGGACATATGGACCTGTTGAGGCTGATATATATAGTTCATATAGAGATTTAAATAATATTAAAATCAATCGCTTTTGCTTAAACATAACGAATAAAAAAAGTATTGAAGATTGGTCTAAAACCAATCCTATCTGGACAAATAAAATAGATGAGAGTATAGATTCCTTAAAAATAGAAAACAAAGAAATATTAGGTTATGATGCTTTTACTCTAGTTGAGATTAGTCATTATTACTCCTCTTGGGATTTTTACTATAATGTTCTTGAAGATTCTCACTCTTCAATGAATACTGAAATTATTAGAAATGAAAGAAAATATTTCAGAAAAAATTCTATCTAG
- the cysS gene encoding cysteine--tRNA ligase produces the protein MNHNLKIYNSHSGKKEKFVSIHPNFVGMYVCGPTVYSSVHLGNVRTFMSFDVVFRYLQHIGYKVRYVRNITDVGHLENDADEGEDKISKKARLEQLEPMEIVQQYTTDFHRVLEEFNNLPPSIEPTATGHLIEQIEIIKKILDNGFAYESNGSIYFDVKKYNESHSYGELSKRDIEELISNTRALDGQSEKKNPQDFALWKKASPEHIMRWPSPWSIGFPGWHLECTVMSTKYLGDTFDIHGGGMDLKFPHHECEIAQAKGANNGQAPVHYWMHANMLTMNGQKMSKSTGNTILPEQLFSGDNPFFEKGFHPMVVRFFMLQAHYRSVLDLSNEAIMAAEKGFLRLVQANQVLDQLPVSETSSLNIAEWVAESYAKMDDDFNTPMLIAQLFEAVKFINLVKDGKETLTQADKDLLIEKFRAFTQDVLGLKLNEAQSEDAGQLDTAMKLLIDIRKKARENKDWATSDQIRDELAEGGIQLKDGKDGTTYTIN, from the coding sequence ATGAACCATAATTTAAAAATATATAACTCTCACTCGGGCAAAAAAGAAAAATTCGTAAGCATCCACCCTAATTTCGTGGGCATGTATGTCTGCGGACCTACGGTTTACTCAAGTGTTCACTTGGGAAATGTGCGAACTTTTATGTCCTTTGATGTGGTTTTTAGATACCTTCAGCACATTGGTTACAAAGTGCGCTATGTGCGTAACATTACCGATGTGGGGCACCTTGAAAACGATGCCGATGAAGGGGAAGATAAAATTTCTAAAAAAGCCCGTTTAGAGCAACTTGAGCCAATGGAAATCGTGCAACAATACACTACCGATTTTCACCGAGTGCTCGAAGAGTTCAACAACTTGCCGCCGAGCATTGAGCCTACGGCTACGGGACATTTAATCGAGCAAATCGAAATCATCAAAAAGATTTTGGACAATGGTTTTGCTTATGAGAGCAATGGTTCTATTTATTTTGATGTTAAAAAATACAACGAAAGTCATTCTTACGGAGAGCTCAGCAAACGAGACATCGAAGAATTGATTTCAAATACGCGTGCCTTGGACGGGCAGTCAGAGAAAAAGAATCCGCAAGATTTTGCCCTTTGGAAAAAAGCATCTCCTGAACACATCATGCGCTGGCCTTCGCCTTGGAGCATTGGATTCCCAGGTTGGCATTTGGAATGTACGGTGATGAGCACCAAATATTTAGGCGATACTTTTGACATTCATGGTGGCGGAATGGATTTAAAATTCCCACATCACGAGTGCGAAATCGCTCAGGCCAAAGGTGCCAACAATGGGCAAGCGCCTGTGCACTACTGGATGCATGCCAATATGCTTACCATGAACGGACAAAAAATGTCTAAATCTACGGGAAATACCATTTTGCCAGAACAGCTTTTCTCGGGAGACAATCCGTTTTTTGAAAAAGGATTCCACCCGATGGTTGTAAGGTTCTTTATGTTGCAAGCGCACTACCGCAGCGTGCTAGACCTTTCAAACGAAGCAATTATGGCAGCGGAAAAAGGATTCTTGCGTTTGGTGCAAGCCAATCAAGTGCTAGACCAATTGCCTGTGAGCGAAACTTCTAGCTTAAACATCGCTGAATGGGTCGCCGAGTCTTATGCTAAAATGGATGACGATTTCAACACGCCTATGCTAATTGCGCAATTGTTCGAAGCCGTGAAATTCATTAATTTAGTAAAAGACGGAAAAGAAACTTTAACTCAAGCCGATAAGGATTTATTGATTGAAAAGTTCAGAGCCTTTACGCAAGATGTTTTAGGCTTAAAACTAAACGAAGCGCAAAGCGAAGACGCTGGGCAGCTTGATACTGCGATGAAGCTTTTAATCGATATTAGAAAAAAAGCCCGTGAAAACAAAGATTGGGCAACTTCAGACCAGATTCGTGATGAATTGGCAGAAGGGGGCATCCAATTGAAAGACGGCAAAGACGGAACGACTTACACAATTAATTAA
- the rnhA gene encoding ribonuclease HI, whose amino-acid sequence MQIYAFTDGSSRGNPGRGGFGVVLIAPELKLKKEFSMGFRNTTNNRMELLAAITALEKLKGKQDIVIVTDSKYVCDAVNKRWVFNWEKKNFSGKKNPDLWMRFLRNYRKHNVKLEWIKGHAGHKWNERADQLATEAADGENLKIDMGFERTEQASLL is encoded by the coding sequence ATGCAAATTTACGCCTTTACAGATGGATCTTCTCGAGGTAATCCCGGGAGAGGAGGATTTGGTGTGGTGCTGATTGCTCCCGAGCTTAAACTCAAAAAAGAGTTTTCAATGGGATTTCGCAATACGACCAACAACCGAATGGAACTTCTCGCAGCCATTACCGCTTTGGAGAAACTAAAAGGAAAGCAAGACATCGTTATTGTTACAGACTCTAAGTATGTGTGCGATGCGGTGAATAAGAGATGGGTTTTTAATTGGGAAAAAAAGAATTTCTCTGGGAAGAAAAATCCAGATCTATGGATGCGATTTTTGCGCAATTATCGCAAGCACAATGTGAAACTCGAGTGGATTAAAGGACACGCAGGACATAAATGGAACGAACGCGCCGACCAACTGGCGACCGAGGCTGCTGATGGCGAAAACCTTAAAATAGACATGGGCTTTGAGCGTACCGAGCAAGCGAGTTTGCTTTAA
- a CDS encoding TonB-dependent receptor domain-containing protein: MKKILLILIVLFPIYLANAQVSIMGTVRDAQGNPIEGAEVVVENTDVVYYTEADGSYNIQVPTEGDYTLKVAGFNFSNISKKIKAKMGKNIHEIFIPNDSEGTSVTTLDAVVVDAQANKANEVSLLNVQKKALTISENIGAVQLSKQGVGNVATAVTKATSTVKQQGSSTFSVRGLLDRYNTTSLNGLPIPSNDPENKNIDLSLLKTDIVQYIGIEKVFSPYNIGDFGGANINIVSKEFSGKPYLTLSLGSSANLEVVKQKNFYLSENQDFLGFNQVKTPSNSLEKYNFNSWNFEKIKRPLLNLNMSLEGGRSFNVFDRKLNAFFYAGFDNDYTTSKGIEGNYNAQGNKLSLYDTNKNKYTTNATGLVNLFYKIDANHKLKFTSNYIHSSEQEVKNYYGYHYDWAQEGKGVVRRGLFKTTQLFVNQLGGKHNLNEKFELNWIAGYNALHSERPNRISNKLIYDGFESSYKLKRDGGSSNRYFDDLKDNELAANVDLKYFLSDDLNFDFGYQGRFKDRKFWSKQYDFEYTDAHIGESLVPDIHNIDQVINAERFSQGFFNIRSNFLYNTKELTPMSFNGSQNVNAGYVSANYKFSPALTAQLGMRLESVNQNIAWKTNLGSLDGKSDFDTQYTKFLPSLNLKYKLDEYQNIKLSLSRTYTMPQLKELAYYIYDDISEQSQGNPFLKPSDNNNLDIKWEVFPKNGELFSIGLYTKYIQNPISKALVGESLYSYLNIGDQAYVYGIEAEIRKDLWERDQYRIYTFANASYLQSKTDLNNDKIRANSPFSVDFNKDSEQLEGAANFVANANVGIDYNLNANRGSKLNFVISYSYIGKHLYSIGTQGLGRVVEQPLNLLDAVLKLKLNDRFSFGLKAKNLLNPKIERIQENQTPSVIYQYKNGTELGLGLSYQF; this comes from the coding sequence ATGAAAAAAATCTTATTGATTCTAATAGTGTTATTCCCCATTTATCTAGCAAATGCGCAAGTGAGCATCATGGGAACCGTGAGAGATGCACAAGGGAACCCGATAGAAGGAGCCGAAGTTGTAGTAGAAAACACCGATGTGGTGTACTATACCGAGGCCGATGGCTCGTACAACATTCAAGTGCCTACTGAGGGCGATTATACTTTAAAAGTAGCGGGATTTAATTTTAGCAATATTTCTAAAAAGATTAAGGCTAAAATGGGAAAAAACATCCACGAAATCTTTATCCCAAATGATTCCGAAGGCACCTCTGTTACCACGCTCGACGCGGTGGTGGTGGACGCTCAAGCCAATAAAGCCAACGAAGTTTCCTTATTAAATGTTCAAAAAAAGGCACTCACCATCAGCGAAAACATCGGTGCTGTGCAGCTGAGCAAGCAAGGTGTGGGCAATGTGGCAACGGCTGTAACCAAAGCGACCAGCACTGTGAAACAACAAGGAAGTAGCACTTTCTCGGTGCGAGGATTGCTCGACCGATACAACACCACAAGCCTGAACGGATTACCGATTCCGTCTAATGATCCAGAAAACAAAAACATCGATTTAAGCCTTTTGAAAACCGATATTGTTCAATACATTGGGATAGAAAAAGTGTTTTCTCCGTACAATATTGGCGATTTTGGCGGGGCAAACATCAACATTGTGTCTAAAGAATTTAGCGGAAAACCTTATTTAACGCTTTCGCTAGGCTCCTCTGCCAACCTCGAGGTAGTAAAACAAAAGAATTTCTATCTATCTGAAAATCAGGATTTTTTAGGTTTTAATCAAGTAAAAACACCAAGCAATTCGCTTGAAAAATATAATTTCAATTCTTGGAATTTTGAAAAAATTAAACGCCCATTGCTTAACTTAAATATGTCGCTCGAAGGCGGTAGAAGTTTTAATGTTTTTGATCGAAAGTTAAATGCTTTTTTCTATGCAGGTTTTGATAACGACTACACCACTTCAAAAGGAATTGAAGGGAATTACAACGCACAAGGCAACAAGCTTAGCCTTTACGATACAAACAAAAATAAATACACAACCAATGCGACAGGTTTAGTCAATTTATTTTACAAAATCGATGCAAATCATAAATTAAAATTCACTTCAAACTACATTCATTCTTCGGAGCAAGAAGTGAAAAATTATTATGGCTACCACTACGACTGGGCACAAGAAGGTAAAGGAGTTGTGCGTCGTGGCTTATTTAAAACAACGCAGCTTTTTGTGAATCAATTGGGCGGAAAGCATAACTTAAACGAAAAATTTGAATTAAACTGGATTGCGGGGTACAATGCACTTCACAGCGAGCGACCAAACCGAATCAGCAATAAATTAATCTACGACGGGTTTGAAAGCTCGTATAAACTCAAAAGAGACGGTGGCTCATCAAACAGATATTTTGATGATTTAAAAGACAACGAATTGGCTGCCAATGTGGATTTAAAATATTTCTTATCAGATGATTTAAATTTTGATTTTGGGTACCAAGGGCGTTTCAAAGACAGAAAATTCTGGTCTAAACAATACGATTTTGAATACACCGATGCGCACATTGGCGAAAGCTTGGTGCCAGATATCCACAACATCGATCAAGTGATTAATGCAGAAAGATTTAGCCAAGGCTTTTTCAACATTCGTTCAAATTTCTTGTATAATACCAAAGAATTAACGCCCATGTCGTTCAACGGCTCTCAAAATGTGAATGCAGGTTATGTGAGTGCCAATTACAAATTTAGTCCAGCTTTAACGGCTCAATTGGGCATGCGATTGGAAAGCGTAAACCAAAACATCGCTTGGAAAACCAACTTAGGTTCGCTCGACGGGAAAAGCGATTTTGACACACAATACACCAAATTCTTGCCGTCGCTTAACTTAAAATATAAATTAGACGAATACCAAAACATTAAATTATCGCTTTCTAGAACCTATACCATGCCTCAGCTAAAAGAGCTGGCTTACTATATCTACGACGACATCAGTGAACAATCGCAAGGAAACCCATTCTTGAAACCATCTGACAATAACAACTTAGACATCAAATGGGAAGTCTTCCCTAAAAATGGCGAATTATTCTCGATTGGATTGTACACCAAATATATCCAAAATCCAATTTCCAAAGCACTCGTGGGCGAAAGCCTATACTCCTACCTCAACATTGGCGACCAAGCCTATGTGTACGGAATCGAAGCCGAAATAAGAAAAGACCTTTGGGAGCGCGACCAATATAGAATTTACACTTTTGCCAATGCGTCTTACTTACAATCTAAAACCGACTTAAACAACGATAAAATTAGAGCAAATTCGCCTTTCTCTGTGGATTTCAACAAAGATAGCGAGCAACTGGAAGGGGCTGCCAATTTCGTAGCCAATGCCAATGTAGGGATTGATTACAACCTCAACGCCAATCGTGGCAGTAAACTTAATTTTGTGATTTCCTACTCATACATCGGCAAGCACCTCTACTCTATCGGAACCCAAGGTTTGGGCCGCGTGGTAGAACAACCTTTAAACTTGCTCGATGCGGTTTTAAAACTAAAATTAAACGACCGATTTTCATTTGGGCTAAAGGCTAAAAACCTTTTAAATCCTAAAATCGAGCGCATTCAAGAAAACCAAACGCCTTCGGTAATTTATCAATACAAAAACGGAACCGAGCTGGGATTAGGACTTTCGTATCAATTCTAA
- a CDS encoding LD-carboxypeptidase, translated as MMKIPPLKKGAKIGVIAPAGRIKKGELDFAENWCKTQGWELVIPESIYAEFDLGYWYAGNTEHRLQLTQAVLNDGSLDAIWCARGGYGCVKIIDALDFTQFKNQPKYLIGYSDITVFHNHLNNLGIPTLHAVTAKPLNTEYSHETYQTLIDALQGKPLKYDLPANQINILGEAKGKLVGGNLSIIYSQLGSQTAIEGDDLILFIEDWYENWYHVDRMLEGLKRSGLFRRVKGVICGSFTKMDVEEENEFYTENFDPIANQVIYEQVKSLGVPVAFNFPAGHFGDNRALIMGAEVSFKVSEKNTILNFLG; from the coding sequence ATGATGAAAATTCCACCACTTAAAAAAGGCGCAAAAATCGGCGTGATTGCTCCCGCTGGTCGCATCAAAAAAGGCGAATTGGATTTTGCCGAAAATTGGTGCAAAACACAAGGCTGGGAACTTGTAATCCCCGAAAGTATTTATGCCGAATTTGATTTAGGCTACTGGTACGCAGGCAATACAGAACATCGCTTGCAGCTTACACAAGCTGTGCTAAACGACGGTTCGCTTGATGCTATTTGGTGCGCGCGTGGTGGCTACGGCTGCGTCAAAATCATTGATGCATTGGATTTTACTCAGTTTAAAAATCAGCCAAAATACCTTATCGGGTATTCGGATATTACGGTTTTTCATAATCATTTAAACAATTTAGGGATTCCTACTTTGCACGCCGTTACGGCAAAACCACTCAATACGGAATATTCCCACGAAACCTACCAAACGCTCATTGACGCATTGCAAGGAAAACCTTTAAAATACGATTTACCCGCCAATCAGATAAACATTTTGGGCGAAGCCAAAGGCAAACTCGTGGGCGGAAATTTATCCATCATTTACAGTCAGCTGGGGAGCCAAACGGCAATAGAAGGCGATGATTTAATCTTATTTATTGAAGACTGGTACGAAAACTGGTACCATGTCGATCGCATGCTCGAAGGGCTTAAACGCTCGGGCTTGTTCCGTCGTGTGAAAGGCGTGATTTGCGGAAGTTTTACCAAAATGGATGTGGAAGAAGAAAATGAATTTTATACCGAAAACTTTGACCCAATTGCCAATCAAGTGATTTATGAGCAAGTGAAATCGCTCGGTGTTCCTGTAGCGTTTAATTTTCCTGCGGGGCACTTTGGCGACAATCGGGCTTTAATCATGGGCGCGGAAGTCTCGTTTAAAGTTTCAGAAAAAAATACAATTTTGAATTTTCTGGGATAA
- a CDS encoding sensor histidine kinase — translation MKKPQKIAFSSFFAMVLSGLAYCMAGSPLILSALVLILVFIGIYFSLNYAEKPNSNHLNIAVNTSPDLPEKTNELDTFYERENYRREFVGNVAHELKTPLFSIQGYLLTLIEGGVDDESIRDKYLHRINKSVERLTYIVKDLDLITELESGNLKLDIYPFNIVALVQEVFELLEIKAENNDVKLIFDKTYDEPIKVNGDIEKIEQVLMNLIVNAINHSRRACEVKVSFQVVKDLVRINISDTGMGIKPEEMKRIFERFYRADKSRSRQQGGSGLGLAIVKHILEAHNQKILAESTYGEGTTFSFYLEKA, via the coding sequence ATGAAGAAACCCCAAAAAATTGCATTTAGTTCGTTTTTTGCGATGGTGCTGTCTGGGCTTGCTTACTGTATGGCAGGCAGCCCTTTAATATTGTCTGCATTGGTTTTAATTTTGGTATTTATAGGGATATACTTTTCTTTAAATTATGCCGAAAAACCAAATTCTAATCATTTAAATATTGCAGTGAACACATCGCCTGATTTGCCTGAAAAAACAAACGAATTAGATACTTTCTACGAGCGGGAAAACTATCGTCGTGAATTTGTGGGAAATGTGGCACACGAATTAAAAACCCCGCTTTTCTCCATTCAAGGCTATTTGCTCACGCTCATAGAGGGCGGGGTAGACGATGAAAGCATTCGCGATAAATATCTCCATCGAATCAATAAATCGGTGGAGCGACTTACCTATATAGTGAAAGATTTAGACTTAATCACGGAGCTGGAATCTGGAAATCTGAAATTAGATATTTATCCATTTAATATTGTTGCTTTGGTGCAAGAAGTTTTTGAACTTTTAGAAATAAAAGCCGAGAATAATGATGTAAAATTGATTTTCGATAAAACTTATGATGAGCCAATTAAAGTAAATGGAGATATTGAGAAGATAGAACAAGTATTAATGAATTTAATTGTAAACGCCATTAATCACTCGCGACGCGCTTGTGAGGTAAAAGTTTCGTTTCAAGTAGTAAAAGATTTGGTCAGAATCAATATCTCCGATACAGGAATGGGCATAAAACCAGAGGAGATGAAACGAATTTTTGAGCGTTTTTACCGTGCCGATAAATCCCGCAGCCGTCAGCAGGGAGGTTCAGGACTTGGGTTGGCAATTGTGAAACACATTCTAGAGGCGCATAATCAGAAAATTTTGGCAGAAAGCACTTATGGTGAGGGTACTACCTTCTCATTTTATTTGGAAAAAGCTTAA